The DNA region AGCAGGTTACGGCGTAACAACGCACTTGCGCCTATCGGTTTATACTCAACACCACGCAAAGCCAGCGGGATCAGTAGCGGGATAATAATAGCGTTAAATATCACTGCCGAAAGTATAGCCGATTGCGGACTGTGCAGGTCCATGATATTTAGCGCCTTTAAAGCAGGCATCGATACCATAAACAGTGCAGGAACAATAGCAAAGTATTTAGCCACGTCGTTGGCAATACTGAAAGTGGTAAGCGTACCGCGGGTCATCAATAACTGTTTACCAATTTCAACTATCTCTATCAGTTTGGTTGGATCATTGTCAAGGTCAACCATGTTGCCTGCTTCTTTGGCAGCTTGAGTACCGCTGTTCATCGCCACACCAACGTCGGCCTGGGCCAGCGCGGGGGCATCGTTTGTACCGTCGCCCATCATGGCTACCAGTTTACCGCCCTGTTGTTCTTTCTTAATGTAGTTCATTTTATCCTCGGGCTTAGCTTCGGCAATAAAATCATCTACACCGGCTTTCTCAGCAATGAACTTGGCGGTAAGCGGGTTATCGCCGGTAACCATCACTGTTTTAACCCCCATTTTACGCAAGCGCTCAAAACGTTCGGCAATACCGGTTTTAATGATATCCTGTAGCTCGATCACCCCCATGATCTTTTCATTTTGCGATACTACCAATGGGGTACCACCATTTGAAGAAATTTTTTTAACATTCTCTTCCACATCAGCAGGAAATGGGTTACCTGCTTTCAGAGCCATGTTGCGGATAGAATCAAAAGCACCTTTACGGATGCGTAGACCATCGGGTGTATCCAAACCACTTGAGCGGGTTTCAGCAGTAAATTTAATAAACACCGAATCGGCCGGAGCGTAGATTTTCAATTTGTACGGGCCTTGCTCGGCCAGCTCAACAATCGACTTTCCTTCCGGAGTTTCGTCGGCCAGCGAGCTTAATACACATGCCATGATAAAGTCTTGTTCATTTACACCTGCTGTAGGGTAAAAACTGGTTGCTTTACGGTTACCAATAGTTATGGTACCGGTTTTATCAAGTAATAAAGTGTCTAAGTCGCCCGCTGTTTCAACGGCTTTACCGCTTTTGGTGATCACGTTGGCACGCAAGGCTCTGTCCATCCCGGCAATACCGATGGCCGATAAAAGGCCACCGATAGTGGTAGGGATCAAACAAACAAACAACGATATAAAGGCGGCTATAGTGATGGGCGTATTTGAATAATCGCCGAATGGCTTCAGGGTGACACATACGATAACGAAGATCAGCGTAAAACCAGCCAGTAAAATGGTTAAGGCGATTTCGTTAGGGGTTTTCTGGCGGGATGCGCCTTCTACCAGCGCAATCATTTTGTCCAAAAAGCTTTCGCCCGGTTGAGTAGTAACCAATACTTTTATCCTGTCGGATAATACTTTGGTACCACCGGTAACTGATGATTTGTCGCCACCTGCCTCACGGATCACCGGGGCAGATTCGCCGGTAATAGCTGATTCATCAATGGTAGCGATACCTTCAATGATCTCGCCATCGGTTGGGATATTATCACCGGCTTCGCAAATAAATACGTCGCCTTTTTTTAACTGTGATGACATCACCCTTTCTTCCTTACCGTTAACCAGCAAACGAGCCGGTGTTTCCTCGCGGGTTTTACGGAGGCTTTCGGCCTGGGCCTTGCCGCGTGCTTCGGCAATGGCCTCAGCAAAATTGGCAAACAGCACAGTTAGTAATAATATGATGAATACGGTAAAATTATAGGCAAAGCTACCCTGGCCTTTATTGGTCAGCGAAAATATGCTTACAATGAGCATTACAACTGTACCAATCTCCACAGTAAACATCACAGGGTTACGGAACAGCACGCGAGGGTTTAGTTTGATAAAGGATTGTTTTAAAGCATCCCTCATCTGATCGCCCTGGAACAATGTATTTTGAGTTGAGTTCATGATTATTTTAATGAAAAATGTTCAGCAATTGGGCCTAAAGCTAATGACGGGAAGAATGACAGCGCTGCAATAATTACAATCACCGCAAAGATCATCAACCCAAAAGTTGAGGTATCGCTCTTCAATGTACCGGCCGATTCAGGGATATATTTTTTATTGGCCAACAATCCGGCAATAGCCAGCGGACCAATGATTGGCAGGAACCTACCCAATATCATCACGATACCGGTGGTATAGTTCCAAAAGATATTACCATCGCCCAAACCTTCAAAGCCCGAACCATTGTTAGCTGCCGATGAAGTATACTCGTACAACATCTCCGAGAAACCATGCGTGCTCGGATTATTTAACCAGGCCGAAGGTTTAACAGCCCAATCGGCGCCGGCAACATTAACCACGTAGTATGATGATATGGCCAAACCTACCAGGATAATAAATGGGTGGAGCAAAGCAATCAGCGAAGCTATTTTCATCTCTCTGGCTTCTATCTTACGGCCTAAAAACTCAGGCGTACGGCCAACCATCAATCCTGAAATAAATACTGCTACTATGATAAATATGTAGAAGTTGAGGATACCAACCCCGCAGCCACCATAAAAACAGTTAACCATCATACCCAACAACATCATAGTACCTGATACCGGCATAGCGCTGTCATGCATTGAGTTTACCGAACCTGTAGAGATAATAGTAGTCATGATGCTCCAGTAAGCTGAATTGGCAGGGCCAAACCTTACTTCCTTACCTTCCATAGCACCTGTTGGCTGGCTGATACCCATTTTTGCGATAGCGGGGTTACCATGCAGTTCGGCATTCATGGTAGGGATTACCAACATCAACATGCCCAACGTCATTACGCCAAAAATTACGTAGGCGAATTTCTTTTTATTGAGATAGAAACCCAATGCAAACACCAAAGCGATAGGGATAGCAACCTGCGCTACCAGTTCAACGGTATTGGTTAAATAATTAGGGTTTTCGATAGGGTGGGCAGAGTTTGCACCAAACCAGCCGCCGCCATTTGTACCCAGGTGTTTAATAGCAACCAGTGGCGCAACCGGCCCGCGGGATACGTGAACGGTATCGCCCTGCATACTGATAAAAGTATCTTTACCTGCATAGCTGGTTGTCATGCCGTTAAAGGCAAAGATCACCGCTATTACAAATGAAATAGGCAATAATATGCGGGTGATGGTTTTTACAAAATACTCCCAAAAGTTGCCCAGTTTATCGGTAACCTTATCTTTCATAGCCCTGAAAACAACTACAAGGGCGGCAATACCGGTTGCGGCCGATACAAAGTGCAGGAACATGAATACAAAATGCTGTGTAAAGTATGTAGCACCACTTTCGCCCGAATAGTGCTGTAAGTTACAGTTTACCAAAAAGCTGATAGCAGTATTAAAAGCGGTATCAGGCGATTGACCGGGATTGCCATCCGGATTAAGCGGTAAATGACCTTGCGCCATCAGGCAAACAAAGGCATAGATCAGCCAAACGCTATTAATGGTAAGCAGGGCTATCAGGTGCTGTTTCCAGTTCATTTCGCGTTTGGTATCGATACCGCTGAAGCGGAAGATAAAGCGATCAAGCGGGGCCATAAAATCGAGCCAGGTTTTTTCGCCCTTAAATACCTTAGCTATGTAGCGGCCAAGGGGAATGGCAATGGCTAAGGTGAGCAGATAGGTGAAAATTACACCCGTTAGTTCAGTGTTCATAGTTTAATGTTAAAATTTTTCGGGTTTAAGGAGTACGTACACCATGTAAATGAACACGGCTATTGCTACGATGAATAATGCTGCCATGGTGTTAGATTTTTTCGAAGTACGTTACAGATTTAAAAAAGATCCAGAACACCACTACAAATGTGGCCAGGTAAGCGATTGTGAGTAAAGCATCCATTTTTATGTGTTTTGCAAAGGGCTTTGCCAAGCGGATGCCAAGAAAATTAAAAAATATATAAATAATTGATTATTAGTTATTTATATAGATACAGAAATGTTATTTTATTTATTTAAAGGGAATTCAACTATCATTTTGATAGGTGATTATCAAAGTGGAATCGAGGAAGGTCTTAGCGGCCGGGGGTGTAGCGATAACGTAACCTGTGGTGCGCAATATTTTAAGCTTTCAGCTTAAATTTGAAGCTGAAAGCTTAATTCATGTTATAAATTCATTAAATCCGAAATCGAAATTCCGAAATCCGAAATCATTCTAAATTATATTCCTTTAGTTTCCTGTACAATGTAGCCACACCAATGTTCAATAAATGTGCAGCTTCTGCCCTATTACCATGCGTATGGTTTAAAACCCGTTGAATATGCAGTTTCTCTACAGATGAAAGATCAAATGCCGAAATAGGCGCACCGCTTTTTACCTGTTGCTGCTGAACTTCATAAGGCAGCAGACTTTCATCAAGTACATTACTATCGGTAAGGATCACGGCCCGCTCAACTATATTTTTCAGCTCGCGAATATTACCGGGCCATGGATACGCTTCCAGTTTTTCTATAAACTCGTCGCTTAGTGTATTTACCTGCTTTTTTACTTTAAGGGCAAAATGCTGCATAAAGTATTCGGCCAGCAGCTTAATATCCTTTTTGCGCTCACGCAGGGCCGGCAGCGTGATCTGGAAAACTGAAAGACGATAATATAAATCAGACCGGAAATGGCCGTCATTGATTTCGTTGAGCAAATTACGGTTGGTAGCTGCCAGAATCCGTACGTTAACCTGGGTGGGTTTAGTATCGCCAATTTTAATGAATTGCTGCGATTCAAGTACGCGAAGCAGTTTGGCCTGCAAGTCGTGATCGAGCTCACCTATTTCATCTAAAAATATAGTGCCGCCGTTGGCCTCTTCAAAAAGTCCTTTTTTATCTTTTACGGCCCCGGTAAATGAGCCTGCTTTATGCCCAAACAATTCGCTTTCCAATAATTCTTTAGTGAACGCGCTGCAATTTACCGCCACAAATGATTTTGCGCTTCGGTTGCTGGCCTGGTGAATGGCTTCGGCAAAAATTTCCTTTCCGGTACCGGTTTCGCCCAGTAATAGCACAGTAGTATCGGTAAGTGCCACCTTTTGGGCAAGCTTAATTACATCACTGATAGCAGTCGATTTACCGATGAGCCTGTCGAAACCAAACTTATCATTCAGCTTGCTTTCCAGTTCTGTAACTTTTTGTTGCAGCAGGGCTTTATCCATGGCCTTGCTTACCAGTGGGATGATCTTTTCGTTATCATCGCCCTTGGTGATATAATCAAACGCACCCGCTTTAATCGCCTTTACACCATCATTAATAGTGCCATATGCGGTCAAAACAATAATCTCGGTATTGGGGTAGTTTTTTTTGATGGTTTCAGAAAGGGTGATGCCATCAATGTCCGGCAGCTTTACATCGCTTAGTACCACATGTATAGTATCCTGCTGGAGTTTTTTAAGTCCCTCTTTGCCGGTACCTGCGGTTATTACCTCATGACCTTCCAACTGCAGAATGCGCGCCAGTAAGTTACGGAGGCGTTCTTCGTCGTCGATAATTAATAGCTTACCCTTTTGCATCGTGGCAAATATGGTAATTTATTTTGAACCTTGATTTTTAGGATTTAAGGATTTCTTGATAGAATAGTCCGAAATAATCTCATTCAAAACCTCAGGGAATCCAATAATCAAGCGAATCAAGGTTACCAACGGTAACGCCTTGTCGCCCGCATCAGTTGCCTGTGACGTTTAGCCTCATAATAATCGCTGGTTACCAGGATGGAGTGGATCACGCCCGGGATCCAGAAGAAAAGGGTTAAAAATATATTCAATATAAATGCACCTATCCTGCCGGTAGTAAGGATGGCAAGCGGTGGCAGTAAAAAGCACAGAAAATATCGCATAGCAGTAGTTTTAATGTTTAAACCATTTAGACAATGCGCCGGGAATTTTGTTACTGCTTTATTTCTTCACCAAGATTGGGTGGCAACTGGTCGCCAAAAAAAAGCGCTTTCAATTCAGTAGCATCATTAGGGTTCATTTTTCCGCCTAATATTAACCTCAATTGGCGGCGGCGAAGTGCACCCTCATACAATGCGCGCTCTTTATCCGTTTCAGGTACCAGCTCGGGCACAGTTGTCTTTTGGCCATCTTTATCCAAAGCAACAAAGGTATAATAGGCTTCATTACTTTTTACTTTAGTGCCCGACGGAATGTTTTGCGCCCATACATCCATCCTTACCTCAACAGAAGTAGTGAACGCGCGGGTAACCTTTGCTTCAATGCTGATCACATCACCCAGCTTTATCGGCGATTGGAACGATACGTTATCTACTGAAGCGGTCACCACTATCCTGTTACAGTGCTTTTGTGCCGAAATAGCAGCGGCAATATCCATCCAATGCAGCAGGCGGCCACCCATCAGGTTGTTTAAAGTGTTGGTATCATTGGGCAATACCAGTTCGTTCATGATGGTGTATGATTCCTGCGGCGATTTTCCGGTCATATTCAGTCTGCTTTTGGGGCAAAGATAGGAAAAAACCTCACCCCAATCCTCTCCCTTGAGGATTGGATGAGCTAATTGATTCATACCATGCAGCGACGAGCGCGATGAGATTAAAAAACAGAAAAGGGCTGAAAAATCTCCGGCCCTTTCTCTTTTATCTAAAATCTTAACTTCCCGGGTCTTGATTCCTGACTTCTTAAATTTTACTTCTTAATCACCAGGGCGTTTCGCCATAATCGCTCACATACTTACCTGTCGGGCCATCAGCATTTATCATGGCGTACGCTACAATTGGTGCAGCGCCATCTTCAACGGGTTTAGGCCCGCGGTTACCGTTAAATTCGGTGTTAGTGTAGCCGGGGTTCACCATGTTTACTTTAACCTGGTCTTTAAGGTCATAAGCCAGGGCAACAGTATAGGCGTTCAGTGCTGATTTCGACGGACCATAAGCGCCTGTCTTAACCTCGTAATGCTCCCAGTTAGGGTCATTATGATAGGTTAATGAACCGAGGTCGGATGTTACGTTCACTATTCTTGGGTTTGGGGATTTTTTAAGCAGATCGAGGAAAGTCCGTGTTGTACGGATAACACCGAAAAAGTTTACTTCAAACACCTCTTTCACGGCATCATCGCTCAAATTGGGAGCCGGTTGAGGAAACGGGCCGGGAATACCGGCGTTATTGATCAATACATCCAAATGATCTATTTTGGCGGCTAACTCATCATGAGCAGCCTGTACAGATGCCTGACTTGTTACATCTATCAGCAATAGTTCAACATCATTTAATCCTTCGGCTTTAAGTTGCCCAACGGCTTTTTCGCCTCTCTCCTGGTCACGGCTGCCAAGGTAAATATAGTAGCCGGCGGTAGCTAACTGGCGGGCGGTTTCCAGGCCAATACCTTTATTGGCCCCTGTTATTAAAACTGTTTGTTTTTCCATAATACAAAACTACGGAGGTGCGATATTTTTACCGCTGCACATAGCAGGGCATTAACTGTACATTTCCCGGATTTGCATCCTGAAAGCTATAGGCGTGGTATCGGCAAGGCGTTTAAAAAAACGGTTAAAGTATGCAGCATCTTCAAAACCAAGCTCATCGGCGATTTGCTTTACCGATAGTTCGGTATGCAGTAAGCGGCGTTTGGCCTCAACAATCAATCGTTCGTGGATGTGGGTGATAGCTGTTTTACCGCTTTGTTGTTTAATAACTTCCGTAAAATGCCCGGGTGTAAGATTTAGCTTTTCGGCATAGGCGGCAACGTCATGCTGGCTGGCATAATGCTCGCCAATAAGTGCCTGAAAGCTTTTAAGCAGACAATAGTTTAGCGTAACGCAGGTTTCATTATACTGCTCGCTGTACAGCCTGCTCAGGTATATCACCAGCACCCGCAGCCACGAGGTAAGCATTTGGTTACGCCAGGTACCATCAGCATTAAACTCAACCAGCATTTTACGCATGGTATCTTCTACAAAAGCTACATCTGCCGGGCTAAGCCTTATTTCGTGCGCGGCGGCAGGGTTTTGAATAATAGGAAGCTGTTTAAGTATGCGGTTGTCCTCCAGTTGTAAAAACTCGTCGGTAAAGCTGGCTATAATGCCTTCAGTAGGTTCAGAATGTTCTTTCAGTTGTACCTGTTGCGGTACTGTGAAGTAAAAAGTATCGGGTTTTACTGTATAAGGAACAAAATCTATCCAGTGCCGGTTAGCACCACTTTTAACCAGTACAAAAAAGTAAAAATCCTTTCGGTGAGGTTGCAGAAATGCAGGATCAAGTCTAAACTCGCCGCAATGCCCACCCACCTCGCGCACATCTATCATAACCTTACCGCCATGGCTGTTTGGAGCAAGCGTGTAAGTGGGAATAGAAACTTTTTCGGGAACGGTTAAAACAAGCATAAAGCAAAGTACGCAATTAATTGATATTGTTTAAATAGCCAACTAACAGCGCATTGTAAATGTTTTTAGCCAGCCCCCCTAAATTTCCGCCGACAGAGGAGACTTTTAGACACGTCTTTTATAAAAGCCCTCCCCGGTGGGGAGGGTTGGATGGGGCTTTTGCCTACTCTGTCTTTAAACTCTTTACCGGGTTCATCAGTGCTGCTTTCACACTCAAAAACGAAACTGTTGCGAAGGCAACCAGCAATACCAGGAAAAATGGAATAACAAACAGGAAGGGGTTGATATCCATCCTGAAAGCATATGTTTGCAGCCATTGATGAATAGCGTACCAGCCTATTGGTGCCGAAATCACAAACGATACAACTACCAGCAGGGCAAAGTCTTTATACAGTAATCTTAAAATACTGTTTACCGAAGCTCCCAGTACCTTGCGGATGCCGATCTCTTTGGTGCGCTGTACAATGGTATATGATACGAGGCCAAATAAGCCCAAACAGGCCACAAAAATGGCGATGCCCGTAAATACGCCAAACACCTGCCCAAAGCGCTGATCGGTTTTGTATTGCTCGTTAAAATGCTGATCTAAAAAGAAATAATCAAACTGGTCGCCGGGAAAAAAGGCCGCCCAGGTTTTCTTTAATTCCGCAATGGTTTGGGGCAAATTGGTGGTGCTTATCTTTACAGATACCGGCCCCCGCACATCTGGGATACAACGAAATATCATGGCATCATAAGCATCATGTAATGATTGCTGGTGAAAGTTATCGGCCACACCTATTATCTCATAAACCTGTCCCCAAAAATCAATGCGTTTACCCAGGGCATCAGCAGGTTTGTTAAAGCCTAACTGCTCAATCCCCTTTTTGGTAAATACCACCTTGTGCGGCTCGTCGCCAAACTCTTTCGAAAATTTACGCCCCGCTATCAGCTTCATATCGTAAGCGTTAAGGTAATCATAATCGGCACCTATGATACGATATTGCTTGCTGGTGCTCTGATCAGAGCCTACCAGCTTGATACCGCCTGCGTTCCAGCCCACAGGTTCGCCAGGGATTGAGGTTGATACCGTTACGCTTTTAACCGCAGATTGCGCCAGGCATTCGTGTTTAAATGAACTCATGCTACGATAAAACGAATCTACCTTAACCAACGGGGCTTTAATGACCAGTGTTTGATCTATTTTTACCCCTAACTTTTGGCTTTGCATGTATTTAAGTTGTTTGAACACTGTAAGCGATCCTATCAGTAAAAATATCGAGGCAGCAAACTGGAATACTACCATTGCCTTACGTAATATCACTCCCCCTGGCGACGCCAGGATCTTGCCTTTCATCACTTCAACCGGCCTGAACGCCGATAATACAATGGCCGGGTAAAAACCGCTGAAGAATGAGCCCAACACAAAGATTCCCAAAACAGCCAACCAAAAAGCTGCTTTAGCAAATAACGTAAACCCCATCTGCATGCCGGAAATATTGGCAAATGCAGGCAAACAGGCCATAATGATAAGCAATGCCAGGCCTATAGCCATGGCGTTAAGCATCATGGCCTCCAACATGAACTGGGTAATCAACTGTGCTTTTGACGAGCCCAAAGTTTTACGCACCCCAACCTCTTTAGCCCGGCCAATACCTCGGGCAGTAGCCAGGTTGATATAGTTGATCCATGCTATGATGATCACAAAGATGGCAATCCCCAAAAGCAAGTACACTGATTTGCCATCACCATTGGGCTGAAACTCCAGCATCCTGTTGGAATACAGGTGGATATCCTTTACCGGCTGAAGTGTATAAATGCCGCCTTCGCCCGTGCCGGGATATTTATCATAAGCTTTTCTTACTACGGGGATAAACTTAGCTTCCAAAATACGCGGATCAACTCCGGGTTTAAGCAGCAGGTAAGTTGTGCAGCCGTCATTTAGCCAGGCATTATCGAGATTAAAATCTTTATTAGGCGGGTTTTCTTTAAGCAGCGTAGTGTAGGATTGCATGATATCGAAATTCATATGCGTATTGGCAGGCATATTTTCCATTACGCCGGTAATTTTAAGCGGCTTATCTGTATTAATATACAAGGTTTGCCCAACGGGATTTACGCCATGAAAAAGCCTGTCAGCAATTTGCCGGGTAATTACCGCGGTGTTGGGTTCTTTAAGTGCAGTATTTCCGTCGCCGTTTATCAGCGGAAAAGAAAATGTTTTAAAAAACGCATCGCTTACATAGTAAACATTCCGGATTACCATTTTCTGATCCCTGTAATTGGCTATGGTTTGCCCTGCTCCTACAATCTTTACGTACTCTTCAATATCGGGCAACGCATTTTTAAATGCTGTGCCGGGTGCAAAAGCCCCGCCAGCCCATTGGGTACTTAACTTGCCATTGTTGTACCTGTCCTGATTAATCCGGAAAACGCGGTCTTTTTTGATGTGGAAGTCATCGAAACTAAGCTCAAAGCTAACATATTGCAAAATGAGCAGGCATGCCGCCATACCAATAGCCAGCCCTATTATATTAATAGCTGAGAAAGCTTTGTTTTTTGAAAGGTTTCTAAAAGCGACCAGCAGGTAGTTTTTAAGCATAATTGTAATGGTTTATACCTGAATTTCAGCTAATTACATGCCTTGTTTTTAATTTACTGAATATCAATATTTTAAATTAAATACAATCTACGGAAGTGTTCGTTTTCGAACAGTGATTGTGCGGTTGTGGTTAGAGATTTGAGGTTAGGTTATTTTTACTGCGCAAGTATTGTGTGGCTGCCTATGAGAGGATTACTTGCGCCTTCTGCATCTTGTCCGGGTAATTTGAAATCGTTGGACACAAGCAAATGAACGGACAGAGAAGGCTTTGACCAAACATCATTACCTCGTGTAGTGGATTGTTTAGTGTTTTGTATTGATTAAGTATTATAACTAACTTACAGACAATTATAAACCTGATTATCAACCAATAACAATCAACCTTATTTTCAATTACCATGGATCAACCCAAAGTATTTATCAGTGTTGGGGGAACCTCAACTCCCAGCCAGGAAGATTTTGTAAAAGCTATAGAAGACAGACTTAGAAGCGAAAATTTGATTCCCAACACCATCGGAAGAAATACATTCAGTTCTGATTCGCCTTTAAAATCAATAAAGGGATTGATGGATGAATGTTCAGGCATTTTAGTTATTGCACTTGAGCGAATCTATTTTGAAAGCGGGATTGAAAAACGGGGCAGCGCTAATGAAATAACACTATCAACAACCAAATTTGCTACTCCCTGGAATCAAATTGAATCAGCGATAGCATACACTAAGAATCTTCCGATTTTAGTTATCGTGGAGGAAGGAATACGTGCCGAGGGCTTATTAGAAAAAGGCTACGACTGGTATGTGATGACAGTAAAACCCAACCAAAATTCGTTATCAACAGTAGAGTTTAATGGTGTTTTGGCCAGTTGGAAGAGCAAAGTAGAGGCACTCAGCATTAGCAAAAATAATACTGCTGCCGAAAGAAGGAAAATTGTCCCAGACGAGCTAACTGTCGGCGAGTTACTATCAAATATGAAACCTGCTCAACTATGGGGAGTGTTGGCCGCTATTATTGCATTAATGGCTGCAATTTTCGTGATTGGCCAGCATTTTCCGGCTAAATAGAATTTTAAGTTTGTAGTAGATCATTTCCTTGCGCAAACATTGTGCTTCTGCCTGTAGGGTGGCTTACTTACGCCTTCTGCATCAGATATCTCATGTCCAGGCAAATAAAAAAGGGTTGGATACCGGCAGGTGGACAAATAGTGATAAAAATGAAAATACCGTATTATATAAGATTCTTTATTTTTGCTGAAGCAACCAAACCGATAATCAAAATAAGTCATCATGGGGCTATTCGACCTTTTCAGGAAAAAACCACCAGAACAAATCCAACCAACTGCGCAGCCTCAGAAAGAAGAACCTATTGCAAAATATAGCGATTATAATGGCTACCTCATAGAGGTACTTAAAGACAGATTAGTTGAAATGGGGCACCAGGTTGAACGCTATCCGCAATATCTTACTTTGATACTTGATTCGGGCTTAGAAATATCCACCTCAATTATTGACGTGCCAGATGCACATCCATTTTTGATACAACTTAATATTTTAACCAGGCATCCTTTATATCTTGAGCAAGGGATATATGAATGTTTAGCCGGTATTGGCGAAACAATGGATAAGAGGATTACTTCGGCCTTAGATAATTACCTTAACATTGTGTTTCCGCCAATAATGGAGGGCTTTACGGATACTCATGACCCGGAAGCTGATATGCTGGTAATTACAAATGCTCGGGAGATACTTTGGCACCCTAAGTTAGGCGACTTAATGGTGCAGGGGCAATGGGAGGAAATGCCGGACGGA from Mucilaginibacter sp. SJ includes:
- a CDS encoding DUF6348 family protein, producing MGLFDLFRKKPPEQIQPTAQPQKEEPIAKYSDYNGYLIEVLKDRLVEMGHQVERYPQYLTLILDSGLEISTSIIDVPDAHPFLIQLNILTRHPLYLEQGIYECLAGIGETMDKRITSALDNYLNIVFPPIMEGFTDTHDPEADMLVITNAREILWHPKLGDLMVQGQWEEMPDGKYLFETLREKIQPFLINKKFNSLKIYISKRADGTIIGECVFNNQQWNDGLDEMTKHAETWVVKGDFMALKQVIMFRRCDVYDGL
- a CDS encoding ABC transporter permease, with the translated sequence MLKNYLLVAFRNLSKNKAFSAINIIGLAIGMAACLLILQYVSFELSFDDFHIKKDRVFRINQDRYNNGKLSTQWAGGAFAPGTAFKNALPDIEEYVKIVGAGQTIANYRDQKMVIRNVYYVSDAFFKTFSFPLINGDGNTALKEPNTAVITRQIADRLFHGVNPVGQTLYINTDKPLKITGVMENMPANTHMNFDIMQSYTTLLKENPPNKDFNLDNAWLNDGCTTYLLLKPGVDPRILEAKFIPVVRKAYDKYPGTGEGGIYTLQPVKDIHLYSNRMLEFQPNGDGKSVYLLLGIAIFVIIIAWINYINLATARGIGRAKEVGVRKTLGSSKAQLITQFMLEAMMLNAMAIGLALLIIMACLPAFANISGMQMGFTLFAKAAFWLAVLGIFVLGSFFSGFYPAIVLSAFRPVEVMKGKILASPGGVILRKAMVVFQFAASIFLLIGSLTVFKQLKYMQSQKLGVKIDQTLVIKAPLVKVDSFYRSMSSFKHECLAQSAVKSVTVSTSIPGEPVGWNAGGIKLVGSDQSTSKQYRIIGADYDYLNAYDMKLIAGRKFSKEFGDEPHKVVFTKKGIEQLGFNKPADALGKRIDFWGQVYEIIGVADNFHQQSLHDAYDAMIFRCIPDVRGPVSVKISTTNLPQTIAELKKTWAAFFPGDQFDYFFLDQHFNEQYKTDQRFGQVFGVFTGIAIFVACLGLFGLVSYTIVQRTKEIGIRKVLGASVNSILRLLYKDFALLVVVSFVISAPIGWYAIHQWLQTYAFRMDINPFLFVIPFFLVLLVAFATVSFLSVKAALMNPVKSLKTE